The genomic DNA CGATACGCCGGCTCACATTTACTACAAGTCGGAACATGTCAGCCCGGTCGGCAGCCACAAGCTGAACACCGCGCTGGTGCAGGCGTACGCGAACAAGAAGGAACGGGTGAAGCGGCTCGCGACGGAGACCGGCGCGGGCCAGTGGGGCAGCGCGCTTGCCTGCGCGTGCCGTCTGATGGGGCTCGAGTGCATGGTCTACATGGTGAAGATCAGCTACGAGCAGAAGCCGTACCGGCGCATCATGATGAAGACCTACGGCGCCGACGTCGTCGCGAGCCCCTCGCGCCTGACGGAGGCGGGGCGCAGGATTCTGGCCGAGTCTCCGGACTCACCCGGCAGTCTCGGGATCGCGATCTCCGAGGCGATCGAGGACGCGGTCAAACGCGAGGACACCAAGTACTCCCTGGGTTCGGTCCTCAACCACGTGCTCCTTCATCAGACGGTCATCGGCCAGGAAGCGAAGAAGCAGATGGAGCTGGCCGGCGAGTATCCGGACCTCGTGATCGCCTGCCACGGCGGCGGCAGCAATTTCGCGGGGCTCGTGTTTCCGTTTCTGAAGGACAAGTTGATTGGCTCGCGGAAGCGGCTGCGGGCGATCGCGGCCGAGCCCGCCGCGTGTCCGACGCTCACGGCAGGGAAGCGGGAGTACGACTTCGGAGACACCGCGGGAACGACCCCGCTCATGATGATGCACACGCTCGGGCACGGCTTCGTCCCGACGCCGGTGCACGCCGGGGGTCTGCGCTACCACGGGTCGGCGCCGCTCGTCAGCCATCTGCTCGCGGCGGGGCTGATCGAGGCGGAGGCGTACGAGCAGGGAGAAGTGTTCGAAAGCGCGATGACCTTCGCGCGGTGCGAGGGAACGATTCCGGCACCCGAGTCGGCGCACGCCATCCACAGCGTCGTGCGGCACGCGTGCCGCGCGCGTGAATCCGGCGAGCGGACGGTCATTCTGTTCAACCTGTCAGGACATGGCATCTTCGATCTGGCGGCCTACGACTCGTTGCTCTCCGGCACGATGAAGATGACGGGGTAGCGGATAAGTGGGACAGTCACACTTTTCCGCGAAACAGGGGAAAAGTGTGACTGTCCCACTTATCTGTCACCTGACGCCCCACGCGAGTTAACTCAACCGTGCGCGCGTTTCCGCCCTTGAACTGGTGCGCACATGTTGTTACTCTCGCGAAAGGTCTTCCGGCCCTCACCGCCACGGGGACGCCTCGCCAGAGGCTGCGCGGTGATTGTCCCTCGCGGGCTGTGAGCCATTCGGATTTCCATCACGTTCCCACCGCGACCTGTGTCCGCGTGTCCTGGACGTCGCAGAGGTGTTCCGCATGGGTGAGAGTTTCGGCGCTCGCTTGCGCCAGCAGCGTGAAGCGCACAACATCGCGCTCGCCACGATCGCCGAGCAGACCAAGATAAAGGTTGCGTTGCTTGAAGCCCTGGAGCGCGACGACCTGTCGCATTGGCCCTCAGGCATCTTTCGCCGTGCGTATCTTCGCGCGTACGCGCAGGCGATCGGCGTGGATCCCGATGTCGCGCTGCGCGAGTTCGTGGAGGTTCACCCTGAGCCGGCGGAAGCCGCCGACATCTCCGCGGCGCTGGCCACCACGACCGATACCGCGGGACGAAATGCCGGTCCCCCGACCCGGCTCCATTACATCGTCGGCACGGCGATCGGCTCCCTGGCCCGGCTTCGACGCGCTCCGGCTGCCGCGCATCCAGCTCCGGAGCCAGCCCCGGCCGGGACAACGGGTGTGATGGACGCCCAGGAATCCCCGTCGGCCGACCTCGATCTGCTGGCGGTCGCGCATCTGTGTACCCAACTTGGCCGAGTTGAACACGCCAGCGAGGTCCAGCCGCTGCTGCAGGAGGCCGGCACAATTCTCGAAGCCACCGGCCTCATCGTCTGGGTGTGGGATGCGGGCGCCGGGGAGCTGAGACCCGCGCTCGCACACGGCTACTCGCCCAAGGTGCTCGCGCACTTACCCGGCGTCGGGCGCGAGGCGGACAATGCGACGGCCGCAGCGTTCCGGTCGGCTCAGACCTGCTCGATTGACGGCGGCGAGCACGCGAGCGGCGCGCTGGTCGTGCCCTTGATGGCGCCGGGCGGCTGCGCGGGTGTACTCGCCATCGAGTTGCCGCACGGCCGCGAAAACAGGGCATCCGTGCGCGCGGTCGCGACAATCGTCGCCGCCCTCCTGGCGCAGCTCGTCGGCGGCGTGGCGGCCATGCCGGAGGCGCTCGACGAACGCGCCGCGCCGGACGCCAGGCTTGCCTAGCTGCGAGTGAGCCGGTCGCTCACGCCAATCCCGCAAGTGGTGTACGGTATCGCTCGGAGGACCTGTGGCGGACTCGCCAGACCCCGGCCCCGCGACGACGGTTCGATGGCGCATCGTCGCGCTGCTGGCCGCGTTCAGCCTCGTCAGCTATGCGCTGCGCACGAACATCTCGATCGCCGCCGCGTTCATGCGGGCCGACCTGCACCTGAGCCAGATCGAGCTGGGCCACATCTTCAGCGCCTTCATGATCGGCTACGCGATCTTCCAGGTACCGGCTGGCGCGCTGGGCGATCGGTTCGGCCCGCGCCTCGTCCTCACCGCGGCGGCCGCCCTGTGGGGGCTGACGACGCTCATGACGGGGGCGTTGCCTGGTGTCGTTGGAGGGGCGGCGGCCACGCTGGCCGTGCTTCTCGGCGTTCGGTTTCTCCTCGGTGTCGCCGAGGCGGCGACCTACCCGGTGGCCGCCTCCGCCATCGGGGTTTGGGTGCCCCCGTCGGAGCGCGCGTTCTCGAACGCGCTCGTCATTGCGGGTATGGCGCTGGGATCGGCATTCATTCCTCCGCTCATCTCGCGGTTGATGGTCGCGAGCGGCTGGAGGGCGTCCTTCTACGTCACGTCGGTGTTCGGATTCCTGATCGCGACGCTCTGGTGGTGGTACGCGAGAGATGACCCGGCGCATCATTCGTCGGTGAACGAGCGGGAACGGCGCGCCATCTCGGCGGGCCGGGAGCTGCCGGCCGGCGGCAGCGTCGCGCGTGGCGGCCCCCGGCGCCACGTGATCCACTGGCCGCTGTTCCGCAACCGGAACATGCTGCTCATCTCGGCGAGCTATTTCCTCGACAGCTACGTGCTGTTCATCTTCGTCTTCTGGTTCTATCTGTATCTTGTCGACGAACGGCAGCTCAGCATCCTGAGGAGCGGCGTCTATTCGAGCCTTCCCTGGATCACCGCGCTCGTCGTTGTGCCTGTCGCCGGCCGCGTGTGTGACGTGTTGTCCTCGAGGCGTGGGCCGCGCGTCGGGCGTCGCGTCGTGGCGATCAACGGGCTCGTCGTCTCGTCGCTCCTCCTGGCGTGGGGAGCCCGCACGCAGAATGCGGGGCTCGCCATCGCGTCGCTCTCCCTCAGCGTCGCGTTTCTGATGTCCACCGAGGGCCCGTTCTGGTCGGGCGCCATCGACATCTCCGGGGCTCACGCGGGTACGGCGGGCGGCATCATGAATACCGCGGGCAACCTCGGGGGTGTGGTCTCGACCTTCATCGTACCGGTTCTCGTGGAGCGATTCGGATGGATGGTCGCATTGGCGACCGGCTCGATCCTGGGGCTCGCCAGCGCGTTGTTGTGGCTGCTGATCCGTGTGGATGAAGCCGACCGCGGCTCGCGGGATGCCGCCGCGGCGCGCGCGGCCGCCCCGCACGCCCGGACGCTCGAACCGCGTCCTCCCGTGATGTAGGATCTGCTGACATCCGGCGGTACGGTCGCTCGAGGAAGGTGGAGGCGCGCATGGCCAAGACAGCCGAAGTTGTCGTCGTGGGTGGCGGGGTCAACGGGTGCAGCATCGCCTTTCACCTGGCGCGCCGCGGCACCCGGAACGTCGTCCTGGTCGAGAAAGGACACGTCGCGTCGGGGCCGACCGGCGTGTCGAGCGGCGTGGTCAGGCAGCACTACACGCACGAGACCCTTGCGGCGATGGCGCGCGACAGCGTCCGCGTGTTCGAGCACTTTCGCGAGGAGACCGGCGGGGACGCCGGCTTCGTCCAGTGCGGCGTGGTCTTCCTGTCGGGACCTGAGAACGCAACCGTCCTGGCCTCCACCGTCGAGATGCACCGTCGCATCGGGATCCAGGAGTCGCTGCTCTCGGTTGGCGAACTCAAGGCGCTCGACCCGCAGCTCTTCGACGAGGACGTCGCCTGCGGCGCCTACGATCCCGACGGCGGCTACGCGGATCCGACGCTGGCGGCCAACAGCTTCGCCGACGCGGCGAAGCGCCTGGGCGTGGAGATCCTGAAGCGCACGACGGTCACCGGCCTCCGCCTTGACGGCGGAAAGGTGGCGGGTGTCGCGACCGACAAGGGGGACATCGCCACCGGAACGGTCATCAATGCGGCGGGAGCGTGGGGCGCCAGGATTGCGGCACTGGCGGGCGTCGAGATTCCGATCACCGTCACGCGGCACGCGGTGGTCGTGACCGAACGGCCGGCGTCGTGGCGCAACCCGACGCCGGTCTGGGGGGATCTCATCGGCGGCTGGTACTTCAAGCCCGACGGCCGGGCCGGCATGATGGTGGGCTCCGTTCAGGACGACCACCGCGCCGTGGACGCGGACAACTACGTCGACGTTGCCACGCACGACGAAGTCGTCGCCGCCGCCGCCGCCCTCCTCCGCCGCTTTCCGATTATGGAAGAGGGCACGGCACGAAGCGGATGGGCGGGGCTGTACGACGTCACGCCCGATTCACAGCCGGTCATCGATCGGATCCCGAGCGTGCCGGGGTTTTTCTGCGCCGTCGGCTTCAGCGGCCACGGGTTCAAGATCTCGCCGGCCGTCGGCCGAATCGTGTCCGAGCTGGTGCTGGACGGACAGTGCCGCAGCTACGACATCGGCATCTTCCGCCACGATCGGTTTCACGCCGGAGATCTGCACCCGAGCGCGTACACGTACGGCATCCTCGGCTGATCCGGCCGTCGCTTTGGGTTCACGGTTTCCCCTCCACGAAGGCGCGCAGCCGGTCGATCGCGGCGTCCCACTGGGTGGAGATTTGATCGAGGCAGCGTCGCGCGTTCTCGAGGCGCTTCGGCTCGAGCTGCCAGATCCGTTCGCGTCCCGAGCGCGTGCCGTGCACGAGGCCGGCTTCCGCCAGGGTGTGCAGGTGCTTCGTGACCGCCTGGCGGGTGACGCCGGCTCCCTCGCTCAACCGCGCGATCGAGAGCGGGCCCTCGTGGCACAACCGGGCGACGAGTCTCAACCGCGTCGTCTCACCAAGCGCCGCAAAGACCGGTGCGGCATCCTTCAGCGCCGTGGCGGCGTTACGGCCTCGTGACATGGCGTTCGATGTTCCGGGCCTGCTCCGTCCAGCCTCCCTCGTTCATCCGGAACGCGTCGGCGCGGCGGGCGAGCGGGATGCGGTCGAAGCCGGACTCGACAATCGTGAGCACGGTGCCCTCGGCGGTCTCGTCGAGCGTGAACTCGACGAGCGTCGTGGGCTCGTGTGAGTAGTCGGCGCTCGGATCCACGGCGGCGGGATGCCAGCGATAGGCCAAGTACCGCTGAGGTTCGATTCGTTCGACCAGCACTTCCATGGTCAGGTGCTCGTAGCCCGGATGCGTGACGTTCCCGCGGACCGTCGCCCCTTCCACGAACGGCGCTTCGAGCGTGACCCGGAACCACTCGCCGAACTCCTTGGCGTCGGTGAGCGCGCGCCAGACACGCGAGCGCGCCGCTCGCAGCACGACGCGTTTCTCGATGCGATCCGTGACCGTTTCCATATACAACCTCCAGGTTGCATATTGTGGACGAGGCGTCGCTCCAAATGCAACCGTGTAGTTGCTGAATGAATCGGCCTGACGGACCGCTCGGAAGTGAGCAAGGCCTTGGTCTCGTCGACGCTGCCGTCGTCGCGCTGGCCGAAACCCTCGGCCTCTCGCGGATCGCGACGACGGACCGGCGGCCGTATAGAATCTCGTCTTGTCCAATCGCTGGAGGGAGTGATTCATGGCACGACTGCGTTCTGTGCCGGCCGCGCTCGCGCTGGTGCTCCTGGCAGGCCCCGTGGGGCTGATGAGCCAGGCGCCGGAGCGGGCGCCGATGCCGAAGCTCGAATTCGAGGCGTTCACGCTGCCGAACGGCCTGCAGGTCATCCTGCACGTCGATCGCAAGCTGCCGATTGTCCACGTGAACCAGTGGTTCCACGTGGGTTCGAAAAACGAGCGGGCGGGGCGCACCGGCTTCGCGCACCTGTTCGAGCACATGATGTTCCAGGGGTCCAAGAACGTTCCCGGCGAGTACTTCACGCACGTGGAACGGGCCGGCGCGAACGTCAGGGAAGGGGGCGTCAACGGCACCACCAGCCAGGACCGCACGAACTACTTCGCCACCGTGCCGTCCGCGAACCTCGAGGCGCTTCTGTGGCTGGAGTCCGATCGCCTGGCGACGCTCCTCGACGTGACGGACCAGAAGAAACTGGACAACCAGCGCGACGTCGTGAAGAACGAGCGCAGGCAGAGCTACGAGAACCAGCCGTACGGACGGTGGTATCCGATGCTGACGGAGGCGGTATTCCCGGAGGGCCATCCTTATTCATGGCCCGTCATCGGAAGCCAGGAGGACCTCTCCGCCGCGGCGCTGGACGACGTGAAGGACTTTTTCCGGCGGTACTACGCCCCGAACAACCTGTCGCTCGCCATCGCGGGGGATTTCGATCCGGCCGAAGCGAAGGCGCTCGTGCAGAAGTATTTCGGCGATCTGCCTCCGGGTCCGGCGCTCGATCGTCCCGCGCGCTGGGTCCCCCGGCTCGAGAGCCCCAGGGTCTTCGAGGTGAAGGACCGCGTCTCGCTCGAGCGCGTGTATGTCGGGTGGCCGACGCCGGAGTACTTCGGAAAAGACGAAGCGGAGATGGATCTGGCGGCCCGCGTGCTCGCCGACGGTCTCTCGTCGCGCCTGAACAAGTCGCTCGTGTACGATCGGCAGCTCGCGTCCGGCGTCAGCGCCTTCAACATCAGCGGCGAGATCGCCGGGCTCTTTGTCGTGTTTGCCACCGCGCGGCCCGGCGCATCGCTCGCTGAAATCGAGCAGATCATCGAGCAGGAGGTCGCGCGGCTCGCGAAGGAAGGGCCGGCCGCGGCGGAGCTCGATCGCGCCAGGACGAAGCAGGAGTCTGAGTTCATCTCCGGCCTCGAGCGCATCGGCGGCTTCGGCGGCAAGGCCGACGTGCTCAACCAATATCAGACGTTCCTCGGCGATCCGGGCAAGATCGAGGCGGACATCACCCGGTATCGGAACGTCACGGCGGATTCGCTGCGGCTGGCGGTCGCGCGCTGGATCGACACGCCGAACCGCGCGGTCGTGCGGTTCCATCCCGAGCAGTCGCAGCGGCCGGCGACCTCCGCGGTGGATCGGTCCAAGATGCCGCCGCTCGGGACCGACCGGCCCTTCACGGCACCTGTCGTGCAGACCACGACGCTGCCCAACGGCCTCGAGATCCTCGTCGTCGAGCGCCGCGATTTGCCAAAGGTCACCTTCTCGCTGGTCACGCGCGCGGGGGCCGTGGCCGACCCCGCCGGCAAGGCGGGCACCGCGCAGCTCACGCTCACGAACATCGACATGGGGACGAAGACGCGCAAGGCGCTGGAGATTGAGGACGCGCTCGGCGCGCTCGGCACGACGCTGACCGGATCGGTGGGACGCGAGAGCGCGCGGCTCGGCATCGACGTGCTGTCGCGCAACCTCGCGCCTGCCCTCGCGATCGTCGCCGACGCGGTGCAGAACCCGACATTTCCCGAAGCGGAGGTCGCGCGCGAGAAGAAGCGGCTGCTCGACGCCCTTGCCCAGCAGGACCGCAACCCCAACGCGGTTGCGGGACGCCTCGCGCCGATGCTGGCGTTCGGTGCCGATCATCCGTACGGCCGACCGGTCCAGGGGCTGAAGCGCACGATCGAGCCGTTGACGCGCGCCGACCTCGCCGCCTTCCACGCGGCGCGCTGGAAGCCGGGCTCGACCGCGCTGATTTTTGCCGGCGATGTGACGCTTGCGCAGGCGACCGAGCTGGCCAGGCAGCATTTCGGGAGCTGGGCCGGCGGCGCCGCGCCCGCCATTCGCATTCCCGCACCCGCGCCGGCGCAGAGCGGCCGGATGTATTTCGTCGACCGCCCCGAATCTGCCCAGACCGTCGTCGCGCAGTGGCTGCCGGGCATCCCGCGCAGGTCGCCCGACTACGACGCGCTGTCGCTGGTGGACGCGGTCTGGGGCGGCGGCGGTTTCGGGACGCGCCTCAACCTGAACCTGCGCGAGGACAAGGGGTACTCGTACGGCGTGTTCTCGAACTTCAGCCCGCTCTCGAGCGGTGGCAGCTGGACGGCGAGCGGCGGGGTGCAGACGGACAAGACCGCCCCCTCGGTGGTGGAGTTCCAGAAAGAGCTGAAGGACCTCGCCGGCAACCGCCCGATCACGGCCGAGGAACTCGCGCATGCGAAGACGCGTCGCGTGCGTGGCTACGCGCAGCAGTTCGAATCGCTGTCGCGCGTCGCCGGCCAGATCGCCACGCTGTGGACGCTGGGGCTGCCGATGACCGAACTGCAGCGCGAGTACGACGCCACCAACGCCGTGACGCCCGCGCAGATCGAGGCGGCCACGAAGCAATACGTCCGGCCGGACGCGTCCGCGATGCTGCTGGTCGGCGACCGGGCGAAGGTCGACGGGCCGCTTCGCGAGCTGAAGCTCGGGGACATCGTGCTGCTGGATGTCGACGGCAATCCGGTGTCGAAGTAA from Acidobacteriota bacterium includes the following:
- a CDS encoding helix-turn-helix domain-containing protein, producing MSLAGCEPFGFPSRSHRDLCPRVLDVAEVFRMGESFGARLRQQREAHNIALATIAEQTKIKVALLEALERDDLSHWPSGIFRRAYLRAYAQAIGVDPDVALREFVEVHPEPAEAADISAALATTTDTAGRNAGPPTRLHYIVGTAIGSLARLRRAPAAAHPAPEPAPAGTTGVMDAQESPSADLDLLAVAHLCTQLGRVEHASEVQPLLQEAGTILEATGLIVWVWDAGAGELRPALAHGYSPKVLAHLPGVGREADNATAAAFRSAQTCSIDGGEHASGALVVPLMAPGGCAGVLAIELPHGRENRASVRAVATIVAALLAQLVGGVAAMPEALDERAAPDARLA
- a CDS encoding MFS transporter, producing the protein MADSPDPGPATTVRWRIVALLAAFSLVSYALRTNISIAAAFMRADLHLSQIELGHIFSAFMIGYAIFQVPAGALGDRFGPRLVLTAAAALWGLTTLMTGALPGVVGGAAATLAVLLGVRFLLGVAEAATYPVAASAIGVWVPPSERAFSNALVIAGMALGSAFIPPLISRLMVASGWRASFYVTSVFGFLIATLWWWYARDDPAHHSSVNERERRAISAGRELPAGGSVARGGPRRHVIHWPLFRNRNMLLISASYFLDSYVLFIFVFWFYLYLVDERQLSILRSGVYSSLPWITALVVVPVAGRVCDVLSSRRGPRVGRRVVAINGLVVSSLLLAWGARTQNAGLAIASLSLSVAFLMSTEGPFWSGAIDISGAHAGTAGGIMNTAGNLGGVVSTFIVPVLVERFGWMVALATGSILGLASALLWLLIRVDEADRGSRDAAAARAAAPHARTLEPRPPVM
- a CDS encoding FAD-binding oxidoreductase, producing the protein MAKTAEVVVVGGGVNGCSIAFHLARRGTRNVVLVEKGHVASGPTGVSSGVVRQHYTHETLAAMARDSVRVFEHFREETGGDAGFVQCGVVFLSGPENATVLASTVEMHRRIGIQESLLSVGELKALDPQLFDEDVACGAYDPDGGYADPTLAANSFADAAKRLGVEILKRTTVTGLRLDGGKVAGVATDKGDIATGTVINAAGAWGARIAALAGVEIPITVTRHAVVVTERPASWRNPTPVWGDLIGGWYFKPDGRAGMMVGSVQDDHRAVDADNYVDVATHDEVVAAAAALLRRFPIMEEGTARSGWAGLYDVTPDSQPVIDRIPSVPGFFCAVGFSGHGFKISPAVGRIVSELVLDGQCRSYDIGIFRHDRFHAGDLHPSAYTYGILG
- a CDS encoding helix-turn-helix transcriptional regulator, whose amino-acid sequence is MSRGRNAATALKDAAPVFAALGETTRLRLVARLCHEGPLSIARLSEGAGVTRQAVTKHLHTLAEAGLVHGTRSGRERIWQLEPKRLENARRCLDQISTQWDAAIDRLRAFVEGKP
- a CDS encoding SRPBCC family protein; the encoded protein is METVTDRIEKRVVLRAARSRVWRALTDAKEFGEWFRVTLEAPFVEGATVRGNVTHPGYEHLTMEVLVERIEPQRYLAYRWHPAAVDPSADYSHEPTTLVEFTLDETAEGTVLTIVESGFDRIPLARRADAFRMNEGGWTEQARNIERHVTRP
- a CDS encoding insulinase family protein; amino-acid sequence: MARLRSVPAALALVLLAGPVGLMSQAPERAPMPKLEFEAFTLPNGLQVILHVDRKLPIVHVNQWFHVGSKNERAGRTGFAHLFEHMMFQGSKNVPGEYFTHVERAGANVREGGVNGTTSQDRTNYFATVPSANLEALLWLESDRLATLLDVTDQKKLDNQRDVVKNERRQSYENQPYGRWYPMLTEAVFPEGHPYSWPVIGSQEDLSAAALDDVKDFFRRYYAPNNLSLAIAGDFDPAEAKALVQKYFGDLPPGPALDRPARWVPRLESPRVFEVKDRVSLERVYVGWPTPEYFGKDEAEMDLAARVLADGLSSRLNKSLVYDRQLASGVSAFNISGEIAGLFVVFATARPGASLAEIEQIIEQEVARLAKEGPAAAELDRARTKQESEFISGLERIGGFGGKADVLNQYQTFLGDPGKIEADITRYRNVTADSLRLAVARWIDTPNRAVVRFHPEQSQRPATSAVDRSKMPPLGTDRPFTAPVVQTTTLPNGLEILVVERRDLPKVTFSLVTRAGAVADPAGKAGTAQLTLTNIDMGTKTRKALEIEDALGALGTTLTGSVGRESARLGIDVLSRNLAPALAIVADAVQNPTFPEAEVAREKKRLLDALAQQDRNPNAVAGRLAPMLAFGADHPYGRPVQGLKRTIEPLTRADLAAFHAARWKPGSTALIFAGDVTLAQATELARQHFGSWAGGAAPAIRIPAPAPAQSGRMYFVDRPESAQTVVAQWLPGIPRRSPDYDALSLVDAVWGGGGFGTRLNLNLREDKGYSYGVFSNFSPLSSGGSWTASGGVQTDKTAPSVVEFQKELKDLAGNRPITAEELAHAKTRRVRGYAQQFESLSRVAGQIATLWTLGLPMTELQREYDATNAVTPAQIEAATKQYVRPDASAMLLVGDRAKVDGPLRELKLGDIVLLDVDGNPVSK
- a CDS encoding TrpB-like pyridoxal phosphate-dependent enzyme produces the protein MIDTKITLPESDIPTHFYNIVPDLPTPLPPPLNPGTREPIGPEMLAPIFPMELIAQEVSQSPTIEIPDEVREIYRLYRPSPLFRAKAFEAALDTPAHIYYKSEHVSPVGSHKLNTALVQAYANKKERVKRLATETGAGQWGSALACACRLMGLECMVYMVKISYEQKPYRRIMMKTYGADVVASPSRLTEAGRRILAESPDSPGSLGIAISEAIEDAVKREDTKYSLGSVLNHVLLHQTVIGQEAKKQMELAGEYPDLVIACHGGGSNFAGLVFPFLKDKLIGSRKRLRAIAAEPAACPTLTAGKREYDFGDTAGTTPLMMMHTLGHGFVPTPVHAGGLRYHGSAPLVSHLLAAGLIEAEAYEQGEVFESAMTFARCEGTIPAPESAHAIHSVVRHACRARESGERTVILFNLSGHGIFDLAAYDSLLSGTMKMTG